One genomic window of Penaeus chinensis breed Huanghai No. 1 chromosome 35, ASM1920278v2, whole genome shotgun sequence includes the following:
- the LOC125044431 gene encoding uncharacterized protein LOC125044431 — protein sequence MQEETLEIFGHYLGAPLPFVNIEVKGVLVHFLVDTGCVISAITREQLAILGYKVSELERGFATPPQLGYLWLDYKVNSVEGGLIFAVLDDSENLLGRDFLIGHCCIIDLNRGRLTLRDEFQFQAWEPLKTTVTVEGTDVEMEIDTGTESILSGSLSLARELNLPLEPVQGMSVSGVGFSGAVPYQARNVCARAFGREMSNAFYIVNPKETPEGQQVPLLGAPFFIGLEMHLKRDGTLEVKFPKGRPSWKGITDPVGPGEEGEADSDEELPEACYNGAF from the coding sequence ATGCAAGAGGAAACGCTAGAGATTTTCGGCCACTACTTAGgtgctcctcttccttttgttaATATTGAGGTGAAAGGAGTTTTGGTTCACTTCCTGGTCGATACCGGGTGTGTGATAAGTGCGATTACCAGAGAGCAGTTGGCCATCTTGGGTTATAAGGTGAGCGAGCTGGAGCGTGGATTCGCCACACCTCCTCAGCTAGGGTACTTATGGCTTGATTATAAAGTCAACAGCGTCGAGGGAGGCTTGATCTTCGCCGTCCTCGATGACTCCGAGAACCTGCTGGGTCGAGATTTCCTGATTGGCCATTGCTGCATCATAGACTTGAACAGAGGCAGGCTGACTTTGCGAGACGAATTTCAGTTCCAGGCTTGGGAGCCGCTGAAGACAACAGTGACCGTAGAAGGCACAGACGTGGAGATGGAGATCGACACCGGGACCGAGAGCATCCTGAGCGGCAGCCTGAGTCTGGCAAGGGAACTCAACTTGCCCTTAGAGCCTGTTCAGGGCATGTCAGTCTCAGGGGTAGGATTCAGTGGCGCGGTTCCATACCAAGCCCGAAATGTGTGCGCCAGGGCATTCGGGCGAGAGATGAGCAATGCTTTTTACATAGTGAACCCCAAAGAAACGCCGGAGGGACAGCAGGTTCCTTTGCTGGGGGCGCCTTTCTTCATCGGGCTGGAGATGCACCTGAAACGGGACGGGACGCTGGAGGTAAAGTTTCCCAAGGGAAGACCCAGCTGGAAGGGCATCACCGATCCAGTCGGGcccggagaagagggagaggcagactcCGACGAGGAACTTCCAGAGGCTTGTTACAATGGCGCTTTTTGA
- the LOC125044110 gene encoding uncharacterized protein LOC125044110 codes for MPIEALSRKAVDTLLRDPRTRFLGEGSYGKVFLVLYQGQQCVVKRGQAIHDVLDFVEETKLMEVLKGAGGAPIPLGFCYDIPALVMTFCGAKNMRDYLKGQSSELPLLFILRLALRLTERLQEIHRAGFVHCDLKSNNVTLKFDRQRKLESVHIIDFGFACRIGHLFCGREDIPHNLVELSKRCASSNHAKRPDLEYVRQCFAKACSKFKGGPIISRLASIMSILESTEKRKPTAEEIRVLAHFCAHKELPILSISDIHEYLMVQRSEKIESDWGYTFTTGRKVIQNASTLKDFKNLLVEAMRLKVSDENCGTQVLEGICPDMLCLVTNGVLKGSSNKRPREERDAARPAKCPRRGAR; via the exons ATGCCGATTGAAGCACTGTCCAGGAAAGCGGTGGACACCCTGCTGCGCGATCCCCGCACAAGATTTCTCGGCGAGGGGTCCTATGGCAAGGTCTTTCTGGTCCTCTACCAAGGGCAGCAGTGCGTCGTCAAGCGGGGACAGGCCATACATGATGTCTTAGACTTCGTTGAAGAGACGAAGCTGATGGAGGTCCTAAAGGGTGCTGGAGGCGCTCCTATTCCCTTGGGCTTCTGCTACGACATACCTGCCCTCGTCATGACCTTCTGCGGGGCTAAAAATATGCGGGATTACTTGAAGGGCCAGTCATCTGAACTGCCGCTTTTGTTCATCCTCAGACTGGCTCTCCGTTTGACCGAGCGCCTTCAGGAGATCCACCGGGCGGGTTTCGTTCACTGCGACTTGAAGTCAAATAATGTCACCCTCAAGTTCGATCGTCAAAGAAAGCTAGAGTCCGTCCACATCATCGACTTCGGCTTTGCGTGTCGCATCGG GCATTTGTTCTGCGGCAGAGAAGACATTCCCCACAACCTCGTAGAACTGTCTAAACGCTGCGCGAGTTCCAATCATGCTAAACGCCCCGACCTGGAGTACGTGCGACAGTGCTTCGCTAAGGCGTGTTCGAAGTTCAAGGGCGGTCCGATCATCAGCCGCTTGGCGAGTATAATGTCCATCCTTGAGTCGACTGAGAAGAGAAAGCCAACTGCAGAAGAGATCAGGGTTCTGGCCCATTTCTGCGCTCACAAAGAGCTACCCATTCTGTCCATCTCAGACATACACGAGTACCTGATGGTACAGAGGTCCGAGAAAATCGAAAGCGACTGGGGCTACACGTTCACGACCGGGCGGAAGGTGATCCAAAACGCGAGTACTCTTAAAGATTTCAAAAACCTTCTTGTGGAAGCCATGAGGTTGAAGGTATCCGATGAAAATTGTGGCACTCAGGTCCTCGAAGGCATCTGCCCTGACATGCTGTGCCTTGTGACCAACGGCGTCCTGAAAGGGTCTTCTAACAAGCGCCCTCGCGAAGAACGAGATGCAGCGAGACCAGCGAAGTGCCCCCGCCGAGGCGCTCGCTGA
- the LOC125044501 gene encoding uncharacterized protein LOC125044501: protein MMLTEEETPKETGLVEETGEMADVEEAIDRIDETIDIISVKGSCLPHVMIELEGIPVCFVVDTGCEMSSITREQMTSLGFEESDLVNTNGTFHLVVSVKINNYKFVELFYVLSNFEDNLLGLNILANYCCIIDLDKDTLTFRELYMDASWDLRKTTVNIQGKDVEMDIDTGAESYMTGTLSLAKELNLPLKAIQGYSIIGVGYEVAVPYVAPDLCIKAFGREVHDAWYKVKPDETPEGYKDPTLGVPFFYGLRLLFNPDGSFEVMEPETEDVMRSSDELSEEREISTRGDTSGSKTIPSAIAMDKPQGSDKEATMTATEDPKESDEETTVVDMDKPQTCDEKPATKAAEKHQESNKEPTATAAEVPQGI from the coding sequence ATGATGCTGACGGAAGAGGAAACCCCAAAAGAAACCGGCCTTGTCGAAGAAACAGGAGAAATGGCCGACGTCGAGGAAGCAATAGACAGAATCGATGAAACTATAGACATCATCAGCGTAAAGGGATCTTGTCTGCCTCACGTGATGATTGAGTTGGAAGGTATTCCAGTTTGCTTCGTGGTAGACACTGGGTGTGAGATGAGTTCCATTACCAGAGAACAAATGACAAGCTTGGGTTTTGAGGAGAGCGATTTGGTGAATACCAACGGCACTTTTCATTTGGTTGTCAGTGTTAAGATCAATAATTATAAGTTTGTCGAGCTTTTCTACGTTTTGAGCAATTTTGAAGACAACTTGCTTGGTCTCAATATTCTTGCTAATTACTGTTGCATCATAGATTTGGATAAGGACACACTAACTTTCCGAGAGCTTTACATGGATGCTTCATGGGACCTACGAAAGACCACAGTGAATATTCAGGGGAAGGACGTGGAAATGGATATTGACACAGGCGCTGAAAGCTATATGACCGGCACCTTGAGTCTGGCAAAGGAGCTCAACTTACCCCTGAAGGCTATACAAGGGTATTCCATAATTGGTGTGGGTTATGAAGTGGCTGTTCCATATGTGGCCCCAGATTTGTGCATTAAGGCATTCGGTCGTGAGGTGCACGATGCCTGGTACAAGGTTAAACCCGACGAAACTCCAGAGGGATATAAAGATCCTACACTGGGAGTGCCATTCTTCTACGGACTGCGTCTGCTGTTCAACCCGGACGGGTCTTTTGAAGTAATGGAACCAGAGACGGAGGACGTGATGAGAAGCTCAGATGAGCTaagtgaagagagggaaatcTCAACAAGAGGAGACACCTCTGGATCTAAAACGATACCCTCTGCGATAGCCATGGACAAGCCTCAGGGATCGGATAAGGAAGCCACCATGACAGCCACAGAGGACCCTAAGGAATCCGATGAGGAAACCACAGTGGTAGATATGGACAAACCTCAGACATGTGATGAAAAACCTGCAACGAAAGCTGCAGAAAAGCACCAGGAATCCAATAAGGAACCAACTGCAACAGCTGCAGAAGTGCCTCAGGGGATCTGA